A genomic stretch from Psilocybe cubensis strain MGC-MH-2018 chromosome 1, whole genome shotgun sequence includes:
- a CDS encoding 26S proteasome non-ATPase regulatory subunit 11-like protein (26S proteasome non-ATPase regulatory subunit 11 homolog), with protein sequence MGFDLRFGRPVNIEQRGLVTESLSTPTQRIDFPRAADLPNLYIECLNTLAQRIDFPRAVHLLFYSSDAMYQFPANCHLPNLYIKICLNARTQCIDFPRGDLLEDIKGELTLLTELSLSPSFPHPPSDAHTHTHRHISVSLTSFSTAASSIYGPPYLQSQTDMQSCILHAKGKDYSTVSSSFFEAFKNLSAAGMKDSSAAGGKVQDKEEKARAKEVGGDTKNEQG encoded by the exons atgg GGTTCgatttgagatttggacggCCGGTGAACATTGAGCAAAGAGGCTTGGTGACTGAAAG TCTGAGTACTCCGACGCAACGTATCGACTTCCCGCGAGCTGCCGACTTACCCAACTTGTACATTGAGTG TCTGAATACTCTGGCGCAACGTATCGACTTCCCGCGAGCGGTCCATCTGCTATTTTATAGCTCCGACGCAATGTATCAATTTCCCGCAAACTGCCATCTACCCAACTTGTATATCAAAATATG TCTGAATGCTCGGACGcaatgtatcgacttccCGCGAGGTGACCTGTTAGAAGATATTAAAGGAGAGTTG ACACTTCTCACAGAGCTCAGCCTTTCTCCCTCGTTCCCTCATCCACCCTCCGacgcacacacgcacacacatAGGCACATATCTGTATCCCTAACCTCCTTCAGCACCGCCGCAAGCTCAATTTATGGCCCACCCTACCTCCAATCCCAAACCGACATGCAATCCTGCATCCTGCACGCCAAAGGCAAAGACTACAGCaccgtctcctcctccttctttgAGGCATTCAAGAATCTCAGCGCCGCGGGCATGAAAGATTCTTCCGCGGCTGGTGGCAAAGTTCAGGataaagaagagaaggctAGGGCGAAGGAGGTTGGAGGGGACACGAAGAATGAGCAGGGATAA
- a CDS encoding 26S proteasome non-ATPase regulatory subunit 11-like protein (26S proteasome non-ATPase regulatory subunit 11 homolog), producing MGFDLRFGRPVNIEQRGLVTESLSTPTQRIDFPRAADLPNLYIECLNTLAQRIDFPRAVHLLFYSSDAMYQFPANCHLPNLYIKICLNARTQCIDFPRGDLLEDIKGELVTNYDSQLALIKTLLTELSLSPSFPHPPSDAHTHTHRHISVSLTSFSTAASSIYGPPYLQSQTDMQSCILHAKGKDYSTVSSSFFEAFKNLSAAGMKDSSAAGGKVQDKEEKARAKEVGGDTKNEQG from the exons atgg GGTTCgatttgagatttggacggCCGGTGAACATTGAGCAAAGAGGCTTGGTGACTGAAAG TCTGAGTACTCCGACGCAACGTATCGACTTCCCGCGAGCTGCCGACTTACCCAACTTGTACATTGAGTG TCTGAATACTCTGGCGCAACGTATCGACTTCCCGCGAGCGGTCCATCTGCTATTTTATAGCTCCGACGCAATGTATCAATTTCCCGCAAACTGCCATCTACCCAACTTGTATATCAAAATATG TCTGAATGCTCGGACGcaatgtatcgacttccCGCGAGGTGACCTGTTAGAAGATATTAAAGGAGAGTTGGTAA CCAACTATGACAGTCAACTCGCGCTCATCAAGACACTTCTCACAGAGCTCAGCCTTTCTCCCTCGTTCCCTCATCCACCCTCCGacgcacacacgcacacacatAGGCACATATCTGTATCCCTAACCTCCTTCAGCACCGCCGCAAGCTCAATTTATGGCCCACCCTACCTCCAATCCCAAACCGACATGCAATCCTGCATCCTGCACGCCAAAGGCAAAGACTACAGCaccgtctcctcctccttctttgAGGCATTCAAGAATCTCAGCGCCGCGGGCATGAAAGATTCTTCCGCGGCTGGTGGCAAAGTTCAGGataaagaagagaaggctAGGGCGAAGGAGGTTGGAGGGGACACGAAGAATGAGCAGGGATAA